From the Solea senegalensis isolate Sse05_10M linkage group LG16, IFAPA_SoseM_1, whole genome shotgun sequence genome, one window contains:
- the LOC122782858 gene encoding transforming growth factor-beta receptor-associated protein 1-like has product MAFKAFIKTHVYTKQEASKAKDRSSIQCLECYDRNVYIGTKNATVQHLILSSGTNGDMSPEQITTRDGRTKKLGSNNPIVQLRAVPLFNHLLVLWDRSIIALNMFSLDPVPTLKKIQHVSLFEVSESSFTDRGGCVGMVTSSSRRKVIHIHTVGVDRWEVVKEVPLLQDPWALAVDGTIVCLATCDRYLLCDVETGRGEELFPHDHSRQRIIVTSAGRGEFLLNGPESLGMFVMKTGTCQCPPLQWSPDVLAAKVCFPYILTVQPHALLIYSMLDQQCKQTVSVHGAKGLLSTPGGVVVFTERDIFSLRLVPLEEQIQALVGQEKVEEALLLLNGVQSHRPLDSYKDLQKTITCLAGFVHFYQEGFSEAKDLFIKGELDPREILLLYPDIGTCLSEDFHSQLDQENRGRDLQLLWQKDRNTFHHYLTFLGDFLRAVRGTEQDLKCSTEVDCALLRLYAELGDTENLQQLVIFPNECRLEYCVPVLEQYKRFFALGSLYQSHGKQTDALETWVKIADGSHKDSSCSDVYGHIVWTLSQLDDKETVWKFADWTLQRNQEIGVQLFTKRPREDRLETQDVLVLLEKHLLALVLYLEFLIHDLTSEEESHHNRLALAYVTQMLQEEEEADLRPTRGKLQHLLWESKFYDVSTLYERVKLTALHREKAILLGRRGEHSQALQVLVHQERDLQAAEAYCFRAVQDQDPQELLLTLLQIYLGSEDLISTVVDLLNNNPQAFAAEKVIQLLPDSWSVQLVSQYLFRSIRATVHQRRMVKLQKALAQVQLMQHKVIWMQASKTKFRLDKDEKCKVCQRVLTEPEFACSTHGELMHTSCAGLISAP; this is encoded by the exons ATGGCTTTTAAAGctttcataaaaacacatgtctACACGAAACAAGAAGCCTCCAAAGCAAAGGACAGATCCAGCATCCAGTGCCTCGAGTGCTATGATCGAAATGTGTACATCGGGACCAAAAATGCAACAGTCCAGCACCTCATCCTGTCGAGCGGCACAAATGGAGACATGAGTCCTGAGCAGATCACAACCAGAGATGGCAGAACAAAAAAACTAGGATCAAACAATCCTATAGTGCAACTGAGAGCTGTCCCACTTTTCAATCATTTGCTGGTTTTGTGGGATCGAAGCATTATTGCCCTCAACATGTTCTCCTTAGACCCTGTTCCTACTCTGAAGAAAATCCAGCATGTGTCTTTGTTCGAGGTGAGCGAGTCGTCGTTCACAGATCGAGGAGGATGTGTGGGGATGGTGACTTCCTCCAGCCGCAGGAAAGTGATCCATATACACACGGTGGGAGTGGACAGGTGGGAGGTTGTCAAGGAAGTCCCACTACTTCAGGATCCTTGGGCCCTGGCAGTAGATGGCACCATTGTGTGTTTAGCTACCTGTGACAGGTATCTCCTCTGTGATGTCGAGACTGGGAGAGGCGAGGAGCTTTTTCCTCACGATCACAGCAGACAGCGCATCATTGTAACCTCAGCGGGCCGAGGGGAATTCCTCCTCAATGGGCCTGAATCACTGG GCATGTTTGTGATGAAGACAGGGACTTGCCAGTGTCCTCCCCTGCAGTGGTCTCCGGACGTACTCGCAGCCAAAGTGTGTTTCCCTTACATCCTCACCGTGCAGCCCCATGCGCTATTGATCTACAGCATGTTGGATCAGCAGTGCAAACAGACTGTGAGTGTCCATGGAGCGAAGGGTCTGCTCTCCACGCCAG GTGGTGTGGTTGTGTTCACAGAGAGAGATATTTTCAGCCTGCGCCTGGTGCCGTTGGAGGAGCAGATCCAGGCACTCGTAGGACAAGAGAAGGTCGAGGAGgcattgctgctgctgaatggAGTTCAAAGCCATCGGCCACTTGACTCATACAAG GATCTGCAGAAGACCATCACGTGTCTCGCTGGATTTGTTCACTTTTACCAGGAGGGCTTTTCAGAGGCCAAAGATTTATTCAT AAAAGGTGAGCTGGACCCCAGAgaaatcctcctcctctaccCTGACATAGGGACATGTCTCAGTGAAGACTTTCACTCCCAGCTTGATCAAGAGAACAGAGGCAGAGATCTCCAGCTGCTCTGGCAAAAGgacagaaacacatttcatcACTACCTGACCTTCTTGGGAGATTTCCTCAGAGCCGTCAGGGGGACGGAGCAGGACTTGAAGTGCTCAACAGAGGTGGACTGCGCCCTCCTGAGGCTGTATGCAGAACTGGGAGACACAGAGAATCTGCAACAGCTTGTGATATTTCCCAATGAATGCAGGCTGGAATACTGTGTTCCTGTTTTGGAGCAATataaaag attttttgcATTAGGTTCCCTCTATCAAAGCCATGGGAAGCAAACTGATGCACTTGAG aCGTGGGTGAAGATTGCAGATGGCTCCCACAAAGACTCCTCTTGCTCGGATGTGTACGGTCACATCGTGTGGACCCTCAGTCAGCTGGACGACAAAGAGACTGTGTGGAAATTTGCAGACTGGACTCTGCAGAGAAACCAAGAG aTAGGAGTGCAGCTTTTCACCAAACGTCCCCGAGAGGATCGATTGGAAACACAAGACGTCCTTGTTCTTTTGGAAAAGCACCTGCTGGCGTTGGTTTTGTATCTTGAGTTCCTGATACATGATTTGACCAGTGAG GAGGAAAGCCATCACAACCGTCTGGCCTTGGCATATGTTACTCAGATGCtgcaagaggaagaggaagcagatTTGAGGCCGACCAGGGGGAAGTTGCAACATCTGTTGTGGGAATCTAAATTCTATGACGTCTCCACTCTATATG AGAGAGTCAAGTTGACAGCCCTGCACAGAGAGAAAGCCATTCTCCTTGGTAGGAGAGGGGAACACTCCCAGGCTCTGCAGGTGCTTGTACACCAGGAGCGAGACCTCCAGGCTGCAGAAGCCTACTGCTTTAGGGCTGTGCAGGACCAGGACCCTCAGGAGCTACTGCTCACCTTACTCCAAATCTACCTGGGCTCCGAGGATCTGATCAGCACTGTAGTAGACCTGCTCAACAACAACCCTCAGGCCTTTGCTGCGGAGAAGGTCATCCAGCTCCTGCCAGACTCCTGGTCTGTTCAGCTGGTCTCTCAATACTTATTCAGATCTATCAGGGCGACCGTTCACCAGCGACGGATGGTGAAGCTGCAAAAGGCGCTGGCCCAGGTGCAGCTCATGCAGCACAAGGTGATCTGG ATGCAGGCCTCGAAAACCAAGTTCAGACTGGACAAGGATGAGAAGTGTAAGGTCTGTCAGAGAGTTCTCACAGAGCCGGAGTTTGCTTGTAGCACTCATGGTGAGCTGATGCACACGAGCTGCGCTGGGTTAATTTCAGCACCATAA
- the LOC122782872 gene encoding four and a half LIM domains protein 2-like — MSTSDRFDCHYCKDSLLGKKYIMKEDTQYCTKCYENLFANCCQECSVPIGCNCKDLSYKDHHWHEQCFKCAKCSRSLVEKAFAAKDDLLLCTECHAHDYSSKCTTCKKTIMPGSRKMEYKGNSWHETCFLCHRCQQPIGTKSFIPKDSGYFCVPCFEKQFAYQCCACKKAITTGGVTYQDKPWHRECFLCIGCRKQLSGQRFTSRENYPYCLECFSNLYAKKCVGCTKPITSLAGAKYISFEERQWHSECFTCMHCAMSLVGRGFLTQRDNILCTDCGREK; from the exons ATGTCCACCAGCGACCGTTTCGACTGCCATTACTGCAAAGACTCCCTGCTGGGGAAGAAGTACATCATGAAAGAAGACACACAGTACTGCACTAAGTGCTATGAGAATTTGTTCGCCAATTGCTGTCAGGAATGCTCTGTACCAATTGGCTGTAACTGCAAG GACCTGTCCTATAAGGATCACCACTGGCACGAGCAGTGCTTCAAGTGTGCCAAGTGCAGCCGCTCTTTGGTGGAAAAGGCTTTTGCCGCAAAGGACGATTTGCTGCTCTGCACCGAGTGCCACGCTCAcgattattcctccaaatgtaCCACCTGCAAGAAAACCATCATGCCAG GTTCCCGCAAAATGGAATACAAGGGGAACAGCTGGCATGAGACCTGCTTCCTGTGCCACCGCTGCCAACAGCCAATAGGAACCAAGTCCTTCATCCCCAAAGACAGCGGCTACTTCTGCGTGCCCTGCTTTGAGAAGCAGTTTGCCTACCAGTGCTGCGCTTGTAAGAAG GCCATCACAACGGGTGGAGTGACCTACCAAGACAAGCCCTGGCACCGCGAGTGCTTCCTCTGCATCGGCTGTAGAAAGCAGCTCTCGGGTCAGCGCTTCACCTCCAGGGAAAACTACCCCTACTGCCTCGAATGTTTCAGCAACCTGTACGCAAAGAAGTGCGTGGGCTGCACCAAGCCCATCACTA GTCTGGCGGGGGCCAAGTACATCTCGTTTGAGGAGCGCCAGTGGCACAGCGAGTGTTTCACGTGCATGCACTGCGCCATGTCACTGGTGGGACGCGGCTTCCTCACCCAGCGCGACAACATCTTGTGCACCGACTGCGGCAGGGAGAAGTGA